A single genomic interval of Lathyrus oleraceus cultivar Zhongwan6 chromosome 7, CAAS_Psat_ZW6_1.0, whole genome shotgun sequence harbors:
- the LOC127103943 gene encoding uncharacterized protein LOC127103943, which translates to MVNRYQDADEVVHRVRRENMMENDLTSMIERIMAQNGLNTGLQRPNYSSPLSEYILQTELPRGCKIPKFTKFSGDTRESTVEHIARYMTEAGDLAKSENLRMKYFPSSLTKNAFTWFMTLPPNSIDAWPQLERLFHEQFYMGQTKISLKELVNIKRKFTEPIDDYLNRFRLLKSSCFTIVPEHELVEMAAGGMDYSIRKKLDTQHLRDMAQLADRVPQVERLKSEKARENKNYKKERVAYVKFKDEESEIAEDPYGLEEFEVDLVELKEAPPYACKLLTPSNGRNPVETEKNDRFPKKTYTFDVTKCDEIFDLLVKDGQMIVPPNTKIPPSEQRKKRGFCKYHSFLGHKTSQCFLFRDLIQNAIRDGRLKFVDKGKNQMKVDTDPLNIAETNYAEPVEINMVDVREVEAVKAT; encoded by the coding sequence ATGGTTAATAGATATCAGGACGCAGACGAAGTAGTTCATAGGGTCAGGCGGGAAAACATGATGGAAAATGACCTAACCAGTATGATAGAGAGAATCATGGCCCAGAATGGTCTAAACACAGGACTTCAACGGCCAAACTATTCTTCTCCTCTATCAGAATATATCCTGCAAACAGAATTACCAAGGGGTTGTAAAatccctaagttcaccaaattctcagggGATACTAGAGAATCCACTGTAGAACATATAGCCAGATACATGACTGAGGCAGGGGATTTGGCGAAAAGTGAGAACTTGAGGATGaaatatttccctagttcttTAACAAAGAACGCCTTCACGTGGTTTATGACTTTGCCACCAAATTCCATAGATGCTTGGCCCCAGTTAGAAAGATTGtttcatgaacaattctacatgggccAAACCAAGATAAGCCTTAAGGAACTAGTCAACATCAAGAGAAAATTCACCGAACCTATAGACGATTATCTGAATAGGTTCCGTTTGTTAAAGTCTAGTTGCTTTACAATAGTGCCTGAACacgagttggtcgaaatggccgctggAGGTATGGACTATTCCATCAGGAAAAAGTTAGATACCCAACATCTAAGAGACATGGCCCAATTAGCAGATAGGGTTCCCCAGGTCGAACGCTTAAAATCTGAAAAGGCCAGAGAAAATAAGAATTATAAGAAAGAGAGGGTTGCTTATGTCAAATTCAAAGACGAAGAGTCTGAAATTGCTGAAGACCCCTATGGTCTTGAGGAATTCGAAGTAGATTTGGTAGAACTAAAAGAAGCACCACCCTATGCCTGCAAATTACTTACACCGTCGAATGGTAGAAATCCTGTCGAAACTGAAAAGAACGATAGATTTCCCAAAAAGACTTACACATTTGATGTTACCAAATGTGACGAGATCTTCGATCTATTAGTAAAAGATGGCCAAATGATAGTGCCTCCTAATACCAAGATTCCTCCGTCAGAACAACGGAAGAAACGAGGTTTCTGTAAATATCACAGTTTTTTGGGACATAAAACTTCACAAtgctttcttttcagggatcttattCAGAACGCAATCAGAGATGGCCGCCTCAAGTTCGTCGACAAAGGAAAAAACCAGATGAAAGTTGATACTGATCCCCTTAACATTGCTGAAACCAACTATGCTGAGCCTGTCGAAATCAACATGGTTGATGTAAGGGAAGTGGAGGCTGTAAAAGCAACATGA